taattatcaaaatagaaaatttgaatTGTCACAGTAATTACAAGAAATTTTAACTCCTTTCAGTTCACAATAGTATACCTCACTACGAGTTCCGCATGTTTTTTCGCTCTTGCCCGAGGCATTAATTACGGTTCTTATTATAATAATGTGTCGTATCTTTTTGGTTGCACAGAAAATGAGAGAGAATTTGATTACGAGAGAAATGGCGAAAAGGGACCTGCTCAATGGGGAAAGATGCATAAAGAATGGAGTGTATGTAGCAATGGCACAATGCAATCTCCAGTTGATTTGCTAGATCAAAGAGTTGAAGTTGTTTCTCATTTGGGAAGACTTAGTAGAAGTTATAATCCTGCTAATGCCACTCTCAAGAATAGAGGCCATGATATTATGGTAAGCGAAATCGTTGTCTAAACTCGGTTCATGTTGGTCCATCCACACATGAGTGAGCTCGATAattaaaaacagtaaaaaaattagTGTGAGGGGTTTATAAAGATCCGATTTAAGTAAGAAAAAATAGATTATGGAAGAGGAAACAAACGTTAAAATAGAAATACTAACTCAttctttataataaaaacttcataatttaaatttacatgATAGATAAAGTACATTCAAAAACATTCTTAATGTCCATCATAAAGAATTATTATGTGAATTCGGTTTATCACGTAAGATTATAATTCTTTTAGCTAATAATATGGCATGTAGCACGTAATTGGTTAAAAACTCCAAAGTCCAATCAGTATATGATTATTTAACCAATACGCCAAACAGcggttaaactaaaattaaaatttagaggggctaattaaacaaaatttaaaggatatattttgtaaaaaataaaaacatttgcgATCGGTTGCCCTCTCACCCTCCAAGATAGTTCCGTCCTTGATTTCAAGTGTCACAGTGTAGgcgaaaaattataatttaaaatgatgaACTAGATTCAAATATCTCACCTTCTCCAACAATGTCACTGAcattaaaataatgttaattttGGTGTTTGTATGGTTGCAGTTAGAATGGGAAAGTGGAGCAGGAACAATTGAAATAAATGGAACAGAATATATTCTTAAACAATGTCATTGGCATTCTCTTTCTGAGCACACCATTGATGGAAGAaggtatttatttatttatttaattagtcatctctttaattttctttttaagttaaaacaaaaacaaaaaatggaaGATTTgcgtaataatttatttttattattattgttatttaaaatttatttatttgatgaaATGTAGGTTTGCTCTAGAGCTGCATATGGTTCATGAAAGCCTTGATGGAAAAGTTGCTGTGGTTGGGATTATGTACATCATTGGAAGACCAGACTCTTTCTTATCATCTGTAAGTTGCTGTtggttttttctgttttttggttttttaaaatttaaaaccgaatcaaatcaatttgtaaaaaTCTCTAATTTATAGACTAAACCAACTATATTTGGtttgtttagtttatttttcgGTTAAATCGGTTGGTGCACACTCCTTTCAGTGAGTGCAATTACTTATCTTCATTGGTTACTTAAACATCATCTACCTCCTTAATTTGCACATGATGAAGAATAAACAGTAAAATTAACTTACCAATAAACTATActtcaaataatataagtgcgaagtataattttattaagtcGTGAGTTCATTTTCTTACACAAGCGCTTCCTTtttcccaattataaaaaaaaacgctAGATTCACTTTCTCTATCGACTAATCCtttaaatttgtcaaaatttatGTGCTAATTGTCTTTTTATTTTCCCTCTTTGTTAGCTAACAgaacatttaaaatcaattagtGGAACTTATGAAGAAGTAAGATCTGTGGGAATAGTAAATCCAAAGGACATAAAGATAGGAAGTCGAAAATATTACAGATACATTGGATCTCTTACAGTTCCTCCTTGTACTGAGAATGTTCTTTGGACTATGATTAAAAAGGTTCGAATCAAATAAtctcaattttattttccacaaaaataatattatcattctattaataatataaatctaATAATTCTTGTTACTATTATTTCAGGTCAGGACCGTTACTAGAGAACAAGTGAGGCTGCTTCGAGTAGCTGTTCATGATGTAAGATGATTTTATTATCTTAATTACATATTTGGTAAaagttattataataaaaatattataataaataaataaattttcataagGTTAAATagataatttcttaaaatttagtgagtttatttgttaattataaactaatttattataaaaataagttaaggCACTTTAACTTTAACAGTTAGGTCCTTCATTCTTTTACTTACTATGTTTAGGTATTGATTATTTTGACTAGCAAAATTGACGAATCAAActgttaaaattaattttttaaaattttcatgtcaattcagtcatatttatagataaataaaattattttttcaatttttaattattggtATCTAAATCTGTTCAAGGTAGTAGGGTATGAGGACCCCTATGTTCCAGTAATATATATAGCTTGTCTACTTAAAGGGAATTAAactttcttatatatatattactggAAGATAGAGGTCCTCACTTGAATCGAATCAGACTTTTaacatttttcaaatttaaatagaactggatttataaaaatctaaacataTCAAATTGAATAGAACTTCTTAACCGCTCAATTCGATTGTTTTTCGGGTTCTTTttgtgtaaaaaaattaaagatttgtttaaatatttttaaatttaaccaaattacTTAACAATATGTTTGCAAATTATTTGACAATATGTTTGCAATTTTTCAGGAATCTGATACAAATGCAAGACCAGTACAGCAAATGAATGGACGCTCGATGCATCTTTACAGACCAGAAGTCGATAGTGatgattaaattattattattttttttgttaagtcgatgaataattatttcatttacATTGATGAGTTAGATAGGCTAGAAATAAAATCATCTGAGTAAAGATCATCATAGATGGCTGTCCCTGTtgctattaattataaatttccTTCATTATTTTCGGCCTAGCTAGCAACAGTTGTTTTTATAACATGAATTAGTATTATGATAAAAGAAAATTGATAATACATGTTGTCAATATAAAACTTCGGCTGAACCAAACAAGCccaaaataatgaaaattttcaattttttaaatttaattatcatttttcatGACACAATTCATACTAGAATCTTCGCACTTTACGTTTTCTGTTACTTCATCCTTATCTGATTTAAATCCTTCATCTCTCTACTACCAAAATACAGATAGAAAGTCTCCAGATGGacgaaatttgaaaaataaagctTACTCGATGTTAGTTAACGGtgctaaattaaaaaaaattggaaaatttcaTTACTATGGCCCTCCATTTTGCTAGTTTTGTGTATTTCATCCTTCCACTTTGcactttttatttactttatcattttttacaTGCCAGTCTCTTTGAGCCCGTAGGTGAAATTGTCTAGcctcaaaattttaaatctcTGTATAATTTTTTGTCAAAGAGTACTTCAATaatttaagtaaatttttatgacTTACCAAGAAATTTGCTAATTGTATGAAgtattctttttataattttttcaactttttatattttaaaataaaactttatatagtcaatttttttataatattagattaaatttatcaaaatatttattcacAGATATCCACTGCTTTAATGGCTCAAAATTTCAAACCTTCTGCTGATGATCCTTCATTATTAATAAAGTCCACTGCCAGTACTTTCATAGCTCTTTTGATCTATGTGGATGATGTCATAATTGCCAGCAATTCTCAGAATGAAATACAACAGATCAAAGATTACTTGCATACTACCTTTAGCATTAAAAATCTTGGAAAATTAAAGTATTTTCTAGGCATTGAGGTTGCCAGATCTTCTAAAGGTATCTCTTTATACCAAAGAAAGTATGCTCTTGATCTATTGAAGTCTATAGGTTTTCTGCATGCTAAACCTGCTCCTACTCCTATGATAACATCTAAAAAGCTCAGCAAAGAAGATAGTGCTTCTCTCACAAATAACTTTTCATACAGACAACTTGTTGGCATGCTTTTATACTTATGTGTTACTAGGCCTGATATTTCATTTGCTGTCCAGCAACTACCTCAGTTCTTGGATTATCCCTGGCAAAGGTCTTTTCTTCTCTTCTGCTTCCAGTCTTCATTCTCAAGCATTCACAGATTCTGACTGGGCTACATGCATGGATACTAGGAGGTCCATTTCTGGATATTGTGTGTTCTTAGGATCTTCTCTTATCTCATGAAGAGCTAAGAAGCAGCAGTGTCCAGATCTAGCTCTGAAGCTGAATATAGAGCTTTGGCCATTCTTACTTGTAAAGTGCAATGGTTATCTTTTCTTTTGCATGATCTTTAATACAAAGCTTCTAAGCCTACTACTATCTACTGTGATAACCAATCTGCAATCCAGCTTGCTCACAATCATATCTACCATGAGAGATCTAAACACATTGCCATTTATTGTCATTTCATTAGAGAAAAATTGGTTGAAGGAGTTATCAAGTTATTGCATGTGTCTTCAGTTAATCAACTAGCTGATTGTCTCACAAAACCACTACCAACTCATATGTTTGCTACTTCAATTTCCAAGCTGGGATTATCCAGTTTGAGGGAGGATAACCAGGTTTTATTCTGCAGTAGGTTGCAGCAGATCCTTTTCTGATGCTTCAAGAGTGTGAAGCCTTGGATTCTGTTACTTAGTCAAGAAGTAACCAGTTGGACTTTTAGCTCAATTAAGATGTGTATGTTGCTGATGTGGCAGAGCAAGAAGGAACACGTGCTTAGTTGGTTTATTTAGCTAGCTAGTTAGTAACAGAAAagattctttttctattttatcaaaaaataaccGCCTTTTCTTGTGCTATAAAAGGAGAAGTTGAGTTCATTTCTTTGTaatctaaaattttgataaatCAATAAAGCTTTTAATTTCTTATATCATGTTTGTGCACGAGGGGACCACGACACATCTAGTTAAACCCACGCCTCAACTGGTAAAAAGAAATTCATAATCGGTAGAATGACTAGATAAAGAATGCTCAAGTGCAGTCAATAGTAATGTTTTTGGAATCGGGgagaacatatatatatatcaagtaccccaatcaatttaattttaataaaaaaataaaatgatgtcATTTaataaagatttaaaatttaaaactaaaatgatATCGTTTTTAGCAGTTAGAGACTgtatattatgatttttagttgtAAGGGGACTAAAAAAAGTTGGGTACATTTCTATTATTCACTCTCGTCTTACAGAGACTGAGACTCACTCTCCAAGTccatttagaagaaaaaaatagtgCTATTTATAATAGAAGAGAGACGATATAAAAAATATTGGatagaaataaaatagaaaaatagaggGACCTTAGTGATATATGAATTAAGGTATTATCTATTGATATGCCATATCTGaaaatttcatatttgaaatatgtattatttgatcttaatataaatatataaaatattaccttTAACTAAGTTTGAAGTGTGAAAAGCTTTTGCAAATGTGATTACTTAGTCATTCACACGTGAATAATACACTAAGAGAACAACTAagaagttatgaaaaaaacgtttaaaatagcCAGTACGgatcattgtttttttttcttttgaaattgtACGGATAATTGTTTTAAGATTTGAAACcaacaaacaaaagaaaacggACACTACTAcaggagaaaaaaaaaatcaatgactaaaaaaagacataaaatgaTACGgatataaaattatcaaaacaaaaaagcGGCAACCGATGGAAATTAAAGAGCGGCTACTCACTCTGCTTCTTAATTTCACTTTttctataatattaattatatagttaataacttttttttgaatgataataaacacaaaaagtggttaaactaaatattttttagtaaattaatgaATATAAATTCCAGATCATTCTATAAGCAGGAAAGATTGGATATTGtttttgagaaatttgataaaataatgcAACAAAAGACCACCTCATGAAATGCATGTTATCATATAATTAAGGCTTATTTATAAGCAAATGTTGACTTGTATTCATAATCTTGTCCTTTGTCTTCCTATATTCAAAACATGCCAGCTGAAATAGAAACAGTTCTACCAGtcaattaatcaaataatttttgatttttgcatTCATATGGGAGATCGTTCTATAAATATGAGAATACAATCTAAATCTTTTTCCATATTCACATATACTATAACCTAAAGCTCTCTTTAAGGCTCTAATCAAAccctaaatatatataaaaaaaaaacagtcaatttcttttttagaataattaaagtGGGATGGCAAAACTTGCAATCCAAGTCTTGTTTTTCACCTTCTTCTTTGCATTTCTCTTGCATATCCTTCCTACAATGTCACAAGAAGTTGGTAAGTAGCATGTCACTACAAGTACAAAATAATTTTCCGACTAtgcaaaaaaaatgcaatttgtaaATGCCAATTTTGTACCGGAATTCCCGTCATAAGTGTGTGACGAAATAGTGACAGAAAGtgctattataaaattttataacggAAATTTTTGTCATAAAAATTTATGATCGATGTTTTGTCAcaaattttacataaattaattGATAGTCTCTTTATAGTGCTTGACGGTTCTTATTAAttggtttagttttttttttggttgaacAGAAAATGAGAGAGAATTTGATTACGAGAGAAATGGCGAAAAGGGACCTGCTCAATGGGGAAAGATGCATAAAGAATGGAGTGTATGTAGCAATGGGACAATGCAATCTCCAGTCGATTTGGTAGATCAAAGAGTTGAAGTTGTCTCTCATTTGGGGAGACTTAATAGAAGATATAAGCCCTCTAATGCTACTCTCAAGAATAGAGGTCATGATATTATGGTAAGCAAAATAGTTCTCTAAACTCGGTCTCTCACATTTTTGAACtcgattttaaaatagttaCGAAATTCTGTGAGACGAGTCTTGTAAGACCCGATTTAAGTAACAAATTCGGCTATGACTGACGAAATAAGCGTTAAAGTAGCAATACTAATTAGTTCTTTTAGTTATTACTCGATCTTTATAatgaaaaattcataattttaacaattatgtAACATTTCACAATGtcgataaaaatttataattttaagcgATGAACTggattgaattaaaataatgctaatttggtgtatttttgtGGTGGTAGCTGGAATGGGAAAGTGGAGCGGGAACAATAGAAATAGATGGAACAGAATATATTCTTAAACAATGTCATTGGCATTCTCTTTCTGAACACACCATTGATGGCAGGAGGTATAAATTTATTGATATAATTAATCATCACTTTAATTTCCTTTTTaagttaaaacaaaaataaaaaatataagattTGTATGatactttatttattattattatttaaaacaaaattatttttgaaatgtaGGTTTGCTCTAGAGCTGCATATGGTTCACCAAAGCCTTGATGGAAAAGTTGCTGTTGTTGGGGTTATGTACATCATTGGTAGACCAGACTCTTTCTTGTCATCTGTAAGTACAGTTATTTATATTCAGTGTTAAACCCGTCCCGGCCTGGCCGGTTCAACGGGAGAGCCTGGAACCCATTAAAACTTGTTTGATCCGTCGGGATACCCGGAAAACCTGGTTCAAATTTACTGAGTTTTACGGATTTTTTTCATTACAATTATTTATTCATTCCAGACTTAAAGACTGAACAATACAACTCTTAATACGCATACATATTATAGAatgtaatgttttatttaatattttaatatattataatttatgttatatacaaaaatttttataattggagagggggagcgcttaagggaggatttgaacccacgaccttgacagTTTTCAGTCCAACGCTTAttccatttgagctatagctcgttGGTTACGATTCTATCTTTTTAATATACTTCATTATATAAAGTATTTATTTCTCATAGAATGCacatttaattatgaatttttttatgaattggttCAATCCCCGTTCGATCTCGATTGAACCTCTAATCCTTCATTTTCTGTCCTTTTCGGTTCAATGGCCGGATCAGGTTTGGAAACCAGGACGGGAGACTAAGCTAAGATTAAAAGTTGTTAAAAGATAATAGAATTCGTTTGCCTCCTTAATTTGCAAAATATGGAcaattaatctaaaattaacTTCTTTTGCTATCAATTAATCCCTTAAGTTTTTCAATTCTATAATGTTTATTTTCCTCTTTGTTAGCTAACAGaagatttaaaatcaattggtGGAACTAAAGAAGAAGTAAGAGGTGTGGGAGTAGTTAATCCAAAGGACATAAAAATTGGAAGTAGAAAGTATTACAGATATATTGGATCTCTTACCATTCCTCCTTGTACAGAGAATGTGCTTTGGACTATGATAAAAAAAGGTTTTGatcaaatattttcaattttatttcccacaaaacaaatattattatgagaagattaggataatactctattttctaaattaatttgatttcctacctcaataaggaaaagatagagaaaatacctcatcattctaatacttttatttttttactctaaagcatgtttatattatgattatacctactttttattaattttttactctaagtatatatttttactctaaccatatgacaactgtcatatttttatatttctttcttttttctctctctcctctctcctctctcctctctcctctctcctctctcttcttcttcttcttcttcttcttcttcttcttctgttcttcgtcaattttttcttcttttttatttcttcttttcttctccatttttttctttcttctctatcgttccttcatcgctccGCCGCCCTTTCTTCATCGCTCCACCGTCGCTCCActgttctttcatttttttttattttagcgaacttttctttaattcatggcgattattgcgattttttaacattcagatataaataaattactcttgatttttttttcaatttaagatctaaaaatttgcatgaaaaaacaatattatgatgaaaaaacgattttctgcaaaaaaacagcatctgattatcatatgattatcataacactgcataaaaaatgattttttataaaaaaaaaatctcagattatcatatgaatatcactgtattatcataatgttatcataacactgcataaagaaagattttctacaaaaaaaattgattatcatgttgttatcactgtattatcatctcgtaatcataatataatcatatgataccgggatgataatgtattattgtacctaaatgataatgttatgacaacgacataataataaaattatgataacagtatgataatatgatacctataagaaaaaaattacataaaaaatatgataacgagatgatgatgtgaagaaaatagtattacaatgaagtataataaggtcatgttatcatactattatcgtcaccttataatcataatttttttgtaattgtttttttcatacatgtataatattatcatactgttatcatactgttatcttcacattatcatctcgttatcataatttttttgtaattatttttttcatacagatatcatattatcatactattatctttacattatcatctcattatcataatttttatgtgatttgtttacatataggtatcatattatcatactattatcataactttattattttattatcatctggttatcatactggtgtcatgaatctttttgtaattctattttcacgtacgttatcatccagttatcataaGCTTAccataattcattatcatctaattatcatactccagtgttatgataacgacatgataatcagaaactattttatcatacattatcatagatattatcatatatgtaccataaatattatcatctcgttatcatatgataaaacattatcatatgacactatttctgtaaaaaaaaattcatgtaagtatcatattatcatactatataagcttatcattatattatcataaaaacattattgtactattatcattatcgtacatttctattatcataaccttatcataatcatataatgttatgataacgatatattAATACAATGttattcatatgataatcagacactgtttttttagtaaaaaatcaattttctctgcagtgttatgatacttacatgataatgcagtaatgatactcatatgataatcagaagctgtttttttttgcaaaaatcgtttttttgtgcagaaaatcgtttttaatacagatttttagatttagaattggaaaaattcaagagtaatttatgtagatctgaaagttaaaagaaatcgtattaatcaccacgagttgagaaaaatcgctaaaatcaaatatgaaaaacggcGGAGCGACGGCGGGATGATGGCGGAACAACGACGGAGCGATGAATtaacgatgaagaagaagagaataaaaatgaagaagaaataaagataaagaagaagaagaagaagaagaaaatgaagaaaaaaatggcggaaaaaaagaacagagaagaagaaagtCAATGGAGAggaaagagagaaagagaaaaagagagagaaaaaaggaaaaaaatgacAGTTGTCACTTACAAATCCCTAATGATatagttagagtaaaataataataatgaataggtataattataatataaataggtgttagagtaaaaaagtaaatatattaaaatagtgaggtattttttctatcttttccttgttgaggtagaaaatcatattatttttaaaaagagagtatttttcctaattttctctattaTTATTCTCAAATGTTAACCGTTACGATTATTTCAGGTTAGAACCGTTAGTAGAGAACAAGTGAGGCTGCTTCGAGTGGCAGTTCATGATGTAAGTTGATTTTATTATCTTAATTTTCATGTTtgaagaattttttaaaaataatgatattCTAAtagacatttaaatttttatgagtttgatataaaataaagttaaactgattttttataaaataaagtgaatcttatttactataaaataaaactCATTTTCAAAAGTAGGTCcttcatctttttaatttaaaggtAGATCATGATCCGTACttgaatcgaaccaaaaattatttttactttttaaaaattagaagaactgaattagaaatttaaaacacaAATGAGTTTCATAACTTGACACAATATATGCTTGCAATTTTTTCAGGAGTCTGATACAAATGCAAGACCAGTACAACAAATGAATGGACGCTGGATGCATCTTTATAGACCATAAGTAAATAATAATGATTAAATAGTTATTATTGTTTGGTGATtcgatgaattattattttatttagggATCATTAGCCAAACAATTGATGAGTTCGATGGACTAGAGTTGAAACAATCCGAATAAAGATCATCATAGATAGATGTTCTTGTTGTATATTGAATAAATATTTCTCAATTATTTTGTCAGCAATACACggaaatttatatattttaaaattttatgttatgtttcgaaattttattttttaaaatcatccATGTAAGAAGTACTCTCTTCGTTACTTTTTAGAtgtcatatttaatttttcttaccAAATTTTTTGtccattataaattttaataataaatgttaaaatattattgttacctttattttaattagtggAGTAGAGAatgtatttattaatatattgaaatttagtaTATCTAAATTAGGCTATTCGGTTAAGAATTATGTTTCTGTACCGCAAAATTGGTGAGTCATAGGAGTGTAACCGAGACGGATTAACTCGCAAGATATTTGAAATTGACTCAAAAAATACTTAATAATCGAGTCGAGTTTGAATTAAAGTCACTCAAATTAATCATTAAGTGCGTGCATCAAAATACTCGACTCGATAAGTTAGCTAGCCTAATTAAACTTTAGTTAATATATTCTTTTATCTCGTATtgattatacatatatatctacaatgatatttttacttttatattaaaatttagtctTTAAACATCTATACATATATAACCTACTGGAGTATAGTCGAAGTGGAGTATCAATTATTCTACTGAATTCGAATTCCAAAAAGAACTCGGACAATTAATCTTAGAAGTACCCAAACtaccaatttattttatttggtgaTAGAACTTTGATTCGTTTCATTTtagttactaaattttaatggAGGTTTTCCGACTAAAATGCATGTGGCAGCCAAAATTTTCCACGTGACgtttattttttacttatatttttataaacatttgtcacatgtacataattttatttcagcGCAATTTTTTTATAGCAAATTATACATACATAATAAGTTTTTaagcaaaaaaatataaaatccgGCTGCCACATATGTTTTTTTCTTTGGAAAACCATATgtcgaaataaaactaaagtttaataattaaattgaaaaataaaataaaatttgattataaaaataaaatgaattaaagtTCAATCACCAAAGTGCTAAAAGAGTAATAATTTGAGTATCACCATATCATTTACCCAGTTAACGATAAACTTCAATTTGCATTTCgagctataaattttaaaatcgagTCGAGTTTAAGCTTGCTAATATTTCGACTCGTCTCGATTCGATTACACCTGACTCATACAAGTCTGACAAGGACTTTTAATATGTCATCCATAGAAGGTCTATGTAAAGGCTCATCTTCCACACAAGCCTTAGCCAAAACACTTAAACATAAGGCC
This region of Mercurialis annua linkage group LG1-X, ddMerAnnu1.2, whole genome shotgun sequence genomic DNA includes:
- the LOC130014478 gene encoding alpha carbonic anhydrase 7-like, which codes for MGKFAIQVLFFTFFFAFLLLILPTTSQEVENEREFDYERNGEKGPAQWGKMHKEWSVCSNGTMQSPVDLLDQRVEVVSHLGRLSRSYNPANATLKNRGHDIMLEWESGAGTIEINGTEYILKQCHWHSLSEHTIDGRRFALELHMVHESLDGKVAVVGIMYIIGRPDSFLSSLTEHLKSISGTYEEVRSVGIVNPKDIKIGSRKYYRYIGSLTVPPCTENVLWTMIKKVRTVTREQVRLLRVAVHDESDTNARPVQQMNGRSMHLYRPEVDSDD
- the LOC126666649 gene encoding alpha carbonic anhydrase 7-like, translating into MAKLAIQVLFFTFFFAFLLHILPTMSQEVENEREFDYERNGEKGPAQWGKMHKEWSVCSNGTMQSPVDLVDQRVEVVSHLGRLNRRYKPSNATLKNRGHDIMLEWESGAGTIEIDGTEYILKQCHWHSLSEHTIDGRRFALELHMVHQSLDGKVAVVGVMYIIGRPDSFLSSLTEDLKSIGGTKEEVRGVGVVNPKDIKIGSRKYYRYIGSLTIPPCTENVLWTMIKKVRTVSREQVRLLRVAVHDESDTNARPVQQMNGRWMHLYRP